The following proteins are co-located in the Candidatus Nitrotoga sp. AM1P genome:
- a CDS encoding helix-turn-helix domain-containing protein, with protein sequence MEKSGKHYRQLNAEERATIMLMKRAGSGLREIGRYLKRSPSTISNEIARDLGCESGYVASLAGEQAHRLRIKPRRPLKLVEGNPLFEVVKEHLKKKWSPEQIAGTLKSMHPAQPSQRVSHETIYHTLYAMPRGELRRELIASLRWSRDKRRSKTRAPDGRGHIAEMQSIHITLIKECKKCLSKLLIFPFQTLKLLPLKINFSMKKWLNLRPFLCKQNCFLKSFTLCCVVNQYETGQ encoded by the coding sequence ATGGAGAAATCAGGAAAACATTACAGGCAGTTGAATGCTGAAGAGCGCGCGACGATAATGCTAATGAAACGAGCAGGAAGTGGACTGAGGGAAATTGGGCGATACTTGAAACGCTCGCCAAGCACTATCTCAAACGAGATAGCACGGGATTTGGGGTGTGAGTCTGGCTACGTTGCCTCCTTGGCTGGCGAACAGGCGCACCGTCTGCGAATCAAGCCCCGTAGGCCATTGAAGCTCGTGGAAGGGAATCCGTTGTTTGAAGTAGTAAAGGAACATCTCAAGAAGAAATGGTCACCTGAGCAAATTGCAGGCACACTTAAAAGTATGCACCCAGCTCAGCCCTCACAACGTGTAAGCCACGAAACGATTTACCACACGCTTTACGCCATGCCGCGTGGTGAACTGCGCCGTGAATTGATTGCCAGCTTACGCTGGAGCCGAGACAAGCGCCGTTCCAAGACCCGTGCTCCAGATGGTCGTGGGCATATAGCAGAAATGCAGAGCATCCATATTACTTTAATTAAGGAGTGTAAGAAATGCCTAAGCAAATTGTTGATATTTCCGTTCCAGACGCTGAAACTATTGCCATTGAAAATAAACTTTTCGATGAAAAAATGGCTGAACTTGAGGCCTTTTCTTTGCAAACAAAATTGCTTCTTGAAAAGTTTCACACTATGTTGTGTGGTGAATCAGTATGAAACAGGACAATGA
- a CDS encoding transposase, with translation MYQLAGTDLTQIHGIGPFLALRLVGECGTDRTRWKTAKHFTSWLTLSPGCKISGGKVLSAHTRKTSNRLTIALRLAAVTVGRTNTALGASTDD, from the coding sequence ATGTACCAGTTGGCGGGTACTGATCTGACGCAAATTCATGGTATAGGCCCTTTCCTGGCGCTGAGACTGGTTGGCGAATGTGGCACCGACCGCACACGCTGGAAGACCGCAAAGCATTTTACGTCGTGGCTGACGCTCTCACCGGGTTGCAAAATCAGCGGAGGTAAGGTGCTATCAGCACATACCCGGAAGACCAGCAATCGGCTTACGATCGCATTGCGGCTGGCGGCAGTTACCGTGGGACGCACCAACACAGCACTTGGTGCTTCTACCGACGACTAG
- a CDS encoding IS110 family transposase, which yields MPGNRTKPTGLPIINEFAAGIDIGSRFHVVAVGSDLCDEPVQTFQAFTSDLLRMADWLTEVGIKTVAMESTGVYWVAAYEVLELHGINVILANAREARAVPGRKSDVNDAQWLQRLHACGLLCASFRPGREIAALRSYLRSRERYLDYAASHIQHMQKALTYMNFQLHHVISDITGVTGMQIIRAIVAGERNPDELAEMRDVRCKATTETVRAALVGNYQPEHVFALKQALALYDFYQQCVAECDMQIEQVVAALNCSRQIPATPLPKARHRTKQPNDVTSMFARPCTSWRVLI from the coding sequence ATGCCAGGAAATAGAACTAAGCCCACAGGGCTGCCCATTATTAATGAATTTGCCGCAGGTATCGACATAGGTTCTCGCTTTCACGTTGTTGCTGTTGGGTCTGACCTATGTGACGAGCCCGTACAAACATTTCAGGCGTTTACAAGCGATTTGCTGCGTATGGCAGATTGGTTAACCGAGGTTGGTATCAAGACAGTCGCGATGGAGTCGACTGGTGTTTACTGGGTGGCTGCATATGAAGTACTTGAATTACATGGCATCAATGTCATCCTAGCCAATGCGCGTGAAGCGCGCGCCGTACCCGGCAGAAAGAGTGATGTCAACGATGCGCAGTGGTTGCAACGACTTCACGCTTGCGGTTTGTTGTGTGCCAGCTTTCGCCCCGGACGAGAAATCGCAGCACTTCGGTCTTATTTGCGCTCACGCGAACGGTATTTGGATTATGCCGCTTCACATATACAGCACATGCAAAAAGCACTGACCTACATGAATTTTCAGTTACACCATGTCATAAGCGACATCACCGGTGTCACTGGTATGCAGATCATTCGTGCCATTGTTGCGGGTGAGCGAAATCCTGATGAATTGGCTGAGATGCGAGATGTTCGTTGCAAGGCCACAACTGAAACGGTACGTGCCGCACTCGTAGGCAATTATCAACCCGAACATGTCTTTGCACTCAAACAAGCACTTGCTCTCTATGATTTCTACCAGCAATGTGTGGCTGAATGCGACATGCAGATAGAGCAAGTCGTTGCTGCGCTGAACTGCAGTCGTCAAATTCCGGCAACACCGCTTCCAAAAGCACGACACCGCACCAAGCAGCCAAACGATGTGACTTCGATGTTCGCACGGCCATGTACCAGTTGGCGGGTACTGATCTGA
- a CDS encoding IS630 family transposase: MLTHEYPYVYAAVEAKSGELDFLILPYVNTDCMQLFLDEVSARHPSDKIVMVLDGAGWHASRLLKPPQNMKLLPLPPYAPELNPVEHVWDELREKHFHHRVFDSLDALEDQLEVALHTFENNAPMVKSIVA, from the coding sequence ATGCTGACCCACGAGTACCCCTACGTGTACGCGGCAGTGGAGGCCAAAAGTGGAGAGCTTGATTTTTTGATCTTGCCATACGTCAATACCGACTGTATGCAGTTGTTTCTCGATGAGGTGAGCGCGCGTCACCCCAGCGACAAAATCGTAATGGTGCTCGATGGCGCCGGCTGGCACGCCAGTCGGTTACTCAAACCACCACAGAACATGAAACTGTTACCTTTGCCACCTTATGCGCCTGAGCTCAATCCCGTCGAACATGTGTGGGATGAATTGCGTGAGAAGCACTTCCATCACCGCGTCTTCGATAGTCTTGATGCACTGGAGGATCAGCTCGAAGTGGCCCTGCATACTTTCGAGAACAATGCGCCAATGGTCAAGTCCATTGTGGCTTGA
- a CDS encoding winged helix-turn-helix domain-containing protein, which yields MHRHNWRKLAPDKRHPQGNPVAQADWKKTPPNTRRNPSGLGQKRTDPTDVSG from the coding sequence CTGCATCGGCACAACTGGCGCAAACTCGCACCTGACAAAAGGCATCCGCAAGGCAATCCAGTAGCCCAGGCAGACTGGAAAAAAACTCCCCCAAACACTCGCCGAAATCCGTCAGGGCTGGGCCAAAAACGAACCGATCCGACTGATGTTTCAGGATGA
- a CDS encoding protein YgfX codes for MQRQFNLQPSIYFTIALVASHGATLAVLVPLALPLWAKILLASLVLVSLLYHVWHDAWLLALSSNKTLLLDGDMILLIARNGDQVTTRVSADSLVTPFLTILNVLPQEKYLARSIIILPDSLDAESFRQLRVWLRWGS; via the coding sequence ATGCAACGGCAATTTAATCTTCAACCTTCCATTTATTTTACAATCGCATTAGTTGCCTCGCATGGCGCTACGCTCGCGGTTCTGGTTCCATTAGCTTTGCCATTATGGGCGAAGATACTGCTGGCCTCGCTTGTGTTAGTTAGCCTGCTGTATCACGTATGGCATGATGCCTGGTTGTTAGCGCTATCCTCTAACAAAACGTTACTGCTGGACGGAGACATGATCCTGTTGATTGCGCGCAATGGGGATCAAGTGACTACGCGGGTATCGGCCGATAGTCTGGTTACTCCTTTTCTCACCATACTGAATGTGCTGCCGCAAGAGAAGTACTTAGCGCGTAGCATCATTATTTTGCCGGACAGTCTGGATGCTGAATCTTTCCGGCAGTTACGAGTGTGGCTAAGGTGGGGGAGCTAG
- the rluB gene encoding 23S rRNA pseudouridine(2605) synthase RluB, with protein MNEHAKQPEQQGERLQKVLAQVGLGSRRTMEEWISAGRITVNGEVATLGMRVTEDDVVRADKRIVNIRTSNNNLPRVLLYHKQEGEIVSRDDPEKRANVFDKLPKLRSMKWVAIGRLDFNTSGLLIFTTSGDLANRLMHPRFEVEREYAVRVQGSMSDEQMEQMVKEGITLEDGPVKFERLTDEGGEGYNHWYRLMLKEGRNRIVRRTFEALGLPISRLIRVRFGIVNLPPRLKRGTLAELGTGEVSQILDWVGMESKPVTEKVAAWTGSKAEKFDNGITDAGHKNKKIGTDMSAAPHRKTDSRRSTTPFKNKVRP; from the coding sequence ATGAATGAACATGCAAAGCAACCAGAACAACAAGGCGAGCGCTTGCAGAAGGTATTGGCGCAGGTCGGCTTGGGTTCCCGTCGTACTATGGAAGAATGGATTTCCGCTGGGCGCATAACGGTGAACGGAGAAGTAGCGACGCTGGGTATGCGTGTGACCGAAGATGACGTGGTGCGTGCCGACAAGCGCATTGTTAATATTAGAACAAGTAACAATAATTTGCCGCGTGTATTGCTGTATCACAAGCAGGAAGGCGAGATTGTTAGTCGCGATGATCCAGAAAAGCGTGCAAACGTGTTCGACAAATTACCTAAGTTGCGAAGCATGAAATGGGTTGCCATTGGGCGGCTCGATTTTAATACCAGTGGGTTGTTGATTTTTACGACCTCTGGTGATCTGGCTAACCGACTAATGCACCCGCGCTTTGAAGTGGAACGCGAATACGCTGTGCGCGTGCAGGGCAGTATGAGTGATGAGCAGATGGAGCAGATGGTGAAGGAAGGAATCACCTTGGAGGATGGCCCGGTGAAGTTCGAGAGGCTTACCGACGAAGGAGGGGAGGGCTACAACCACTGGTATCGCCTGATGTTGAAGGAAGGGCGCAATCGTATTGTGCGTCGTACTTTCGAAGCATTAGGTTTGCCCATTAGCCGTTTAATACGTGTACGCTTCGGCATCGTTAACCTGCCGCCTCGCTTGAAGCGAGGCACGCTGGCAGAACTCGGTACAGGAGAGGTGAGTCAAATTCTTGACTGGGTGGGCATGGAATCGAAACCTGTTACGGAGAAAGTCGCTGCATGGACGGGAAGCAAGGCCGAAAAATTTGATAATGGAATTACGGATGCGGGGCATAAAAATAAAAAAATAGGCACTGACATGAGTGCCGCTCCCCATCGCAAGACAGACTCACGTCGTAGCACAACACCGTTTAAAAATAAAGTGCGCCCCTGA
- the recR gene encoding recombination mediator RecR, with amino-acid sequence MNTLSSLEEMIAALRCLPGVGPKSAQRMAYHLLQRDKPGALRLARALGHAVENIHHCAKCNNFSEEEICALCRSPKRDTSLLCVVEMPADLLMMEQAQCYRGMYFVLMGRLSPLDGIGPRELHLERLVRRAQENTCEVILATNFTVEGDATAHYITILLCAQGIKVSRIARGLPVGGELEHVDSGTLAQAVLERREVTG; translated from the coding sequence ATGAACACACTTTCCAGTCTGGAAGAAATGATAGCCGCCTTGCGCTGTCTGCCCGGTGTTGGACCGAAATCTGCACAGCGTATGGCATACCATTTGCTGCAACGCGACAAACCAGGCGCATTGCGTCTAGCACGAGCGCTTGGACATGCTGTGGAAAACATCCATCATTGTGCCAAGTGTAATAATTTTTCCGAAGAAGAAATTTGCGCTTTGTGCCGTTCGCCCAAGCGTGATACTAGCCTGCTGTGTGTGGTGGAGATGCCAGCCGACTTGCTCATGATGGAACAGGCGCAGTGCTATCGCGGTATGTATTTTGTGCTGATGGGACGGCTTTCTCCACTGGATGGCATCGGCCCGCGTGAATTGCACCTTGAACGGCTGGTTAGGCGGGCACAGGAAAATACATGCGAAGTGATACTTGCCACTAATTTCACCGTAGAAGGTGATGCCACTGCACACTACATTACTATCTTGCTATGCGCGCAGGGCATTAAAGTGTCGCGCATCGCGCGCGGGCTGCCAGTGGGTGGCGAACTGGAACATGTGGATAGCGGTACGCTGGCGCAAGCTGTGCTGGAAAGACGAGAGGTTACAGGATGA
- a CDS encoding YbaB/EbfC family nucleoid-associated protein → MMKGGLAGMMKQAQQMQQNMKKAQDELATVEVEGQAGSGMVKVVMTCAHDVRRVMLDNSLLSDDKEMLEDLIVAAMNDAMKQVAAVTQQKMGGFTAGMNLPPGMSLPF, encoded by the coding sequence ATGATGAAGGGCGGATTGGCCGGGATGATGAAACAAGCCCAGCAGATGCAACAGAACATGAAAAAGGCGCAGGACGAGCTCGCTACAGTCGAGGTAGAAGGTCAAGCCGGTTCCGGCATGGTAAAAGTGGTTATGACCTGTGCCCATGATGTGCGCCGCGTGATGCTGGATAACAGTTTGTTATCCGACGATAAGGAAATGCTGGAAGATTTGATCGTGGCGGCAATGAATGATGCGATGAAGCAGGTGGCTGCAGTGACCCAACAAAAAATGGGTGGCTTCACAGCGGGCATGAATCTGCCGCCCGGCATGAGTTTGCCATTCTGA
- the dnaX gene encoding DNA polymerase III subunit gamma/tau, with product MSVTSVLARKWRPKIFAQLAGQKHVVQALSNALTQNRLHHAYLFTGTRGVGKTTIARIFAKSLNCISGITATPCGICSACTEIDSGRFVDLIELDAASNTGIDNMREVLDNAQYLPTLGRYKVYLIDEVHMLSKAAFNSMLKTLEEPPAHVKFILATTDPQKIPVTVLSRCLQFNLKQLPPALIVAHLEYVLGQEDITFEIAALALLARAAQGSMRDALSLLDQAIAYSDSKIDETTVRNMLGAIDQSYLYDVLQTLLARDGVGLLRIADDMQSRSLAFDAALQDLATLLHRVALAQTVPQAIPEDEPERMRLLELAQSFSAEEIQLYYQIAIHGRNEIDLAPDEYAGFTMTLLRMLAFRPAGAKAMSEQRTVEVATLPVAQATAIPAPQPKPQSQLQPIQTISPPVNPVETTSVTLDWSTLLAQLNVQGMARELAKHCTLESFVEGRLTLVLAPQHKHLLTNKMAQEKLQAALTDYFVQPVRLSVTLGVNNVATPAAVEQQVKQTRQQHAVEAIMQDPFVREAQAQLGAQILEETIKSIQ from the coding sequence TTGTCAGTAACTTCTGTTCTAGCGCGCAAATGGCGACCTAAGATCTTCGCGCAATTGGCGGGGCAGAAGCATGTTGTGCAGGCATTAAGCAATGCGCTGACACAAAATCGTTTACATCACGCCTATTTGTTCACTGGCACGCGCGGCGTAGGCAAAACTACCATCGCGCGCATTTTTGCAAAATCTTTGAATTGTATCAGCGGCATTACCGCCACACCGTGTGGAATTTGTAGCGCTTGCACGGAAATCGACAGTGGACGTTTTGTTGATCTCATTGAATTGGATGCGGCCTCTAATACCGGCATTGATAATATGCGCGAAGTACTGGATAACGCCCAATATCTGCCCACATTGGGACGCTACAAAGTTTATCTGATTGATGAAGTACATATGCTTTCCAAGGCGGCCTTCAACTCAATGTTAAAAACATTGGAAGAGCCGCCCGCGCACGTCAAATTTATTCTCGCCACAACTGACCCGCAAAAAATCCCCGTCACTGTTCTGTCGCGCTGCTTGCAATTCAATCTGAAACAGTTGCCGCCTGCGTTAATCGTCGCACACTTGGAGTATGTGCTGGGGCAGGAAGACATCACGTTTGAAATCGCAGCGCTGGCATTGCTGGCCCGTGCGGCGCAGGGCAGTATGCGCGATGCGCTAAGCTTGCTCGATCAAGCCATTGCCTATTCCGATTCCAAAATCGATGAGACGACGGTTCGTAATATGTTAGGCGCGATCGACCAGAGTTATCTGTATGACGTATTGCAAACTTTGCTGGCGCGAGACGGAGTCGGTTTGCTGCGTATAGCTGACGATATGCAAAGCCGCAGCTTGGCGTTTGATGCTGCCTTGCAAGACTTGGCGACTCTGTTGCATCGTGTTGCTCTGGCGCAAACGGTGCCGCAAGCCATTCCAGAAGATGAGCCGGAGCGAATGCGCTTACTGGAACTGGCGCAGAGTTTTAGCGCGGAGGAAATTCAGTTGTATTATCAGATTGCCATACACGGGCGAAATGAAATTGACCTTGCGCCTGATGAGTATGCTGGTTTCACCATGACGTTGTTACGCATGTTGGCATTCAGGCCAGCTGGCGCCAAGGCGATGTCGGAACAGCGCACAGTTGAAGTGGCGACATTGCCAGTGGCTCAAGCTACTGCGATACCTGCGCCACAGCCAAAGCCGCAATCACAACTGCAACCTATTCAGACTATTTCACCACCAGTCAATCCGGTAGAAACTACTTCGGTGACACTTGATTGGAGCACATTATTGGCACAACTGAATGTGCAAGGTATGGCACGTGAATTGGCGAAGCATTGCACGCTGGAAAGTTTTGTTGAGGGACGGTTAACTTTAGTTTTAGCACCGCAGCACAAACATTTGTTGACCAATAAAATGGCCCAGGAAAAATTGCAGGCCGCTCTTACCGACTATTTCGTTCAGCCAGTGCGATTGTCGGTTACGTTAGGTGTGAACAACGTGGCCACCCCAGCCGCAGTTGAACAGCAAGTGAAACAGACACGTCAGCAGCACGCAGTTGAGGCCATTATGCAAGACCCATTTGTGCGTGAAGCACAGGCACAATTAGGCGCTCAGATACTTGAAGAAACGATCAAATCAATACAATAA
- a CDS encoding acyloxyacyl hydrolase — MKKICVLIGALLLNGNVWAIDGVSAEIGSGDKTNMARIGAQWNWQKKWFTDGNWLVTGYWEASAGRWNGQNSAGSNHNITDIGFTPVFRLQQKNLSGLAPYLEAGIGVHLISDIHINADRRFSTAFQFGDHLGAGLRFGDRKQFDLGYRFQHLSNGSIKHPNPGINFSQIRLAYHF, encoded by the coding sequence ATGAAAAAGATCTGTGTACTGATCGGTGCGTTATTGTTAAATGGGAATGTGTGGGCCATAGATGGTGTTTCCGCTGAGATTGGAAGTGGCGATAAAACCAATATGGCGCGTATCGGCGCCCAATGGAATTGGCAAAAGAAGTGGTTTACCGATGGCAACTGGTTGGTGACTGGCTATTGGGAAGCTTCAGCTGGACGGTGGAACGGCCAAAACAGTGCGGGCAGTAATCACAACATTACGGATATCGGTTTTACTCCGGTGTTTCGTCTGCAACAGAAAAATCTTTCCGGCTTGGCGCCTTACCTGGAAGCAGGGATTGGAGTTCATCTGATTTCCGATATTCATATCAATGCCGACCGTAGATTTAGTACCGCTTTTCAATTCGGTGATCATCTCGGCGCAGGCCTGCGTTTCGGGGATCGGAAGCAGTTCGATCTAGGCTATCGTTTTCAGCATCTATCTAATGGTTCAATTAAGCACCCAAATCCAGGCATTAATTTTAGCCAAATTCGCCTTGCCTACCATTTTTGA